A genomic segment from Peribacillus sp. ACCC06369 encodes:
- a CDS encoding amino acid ABC transporter permease → MDFAGAYTPDNLKFLLEGFWVTLQVAFISIILSFIIGGLVGIIRYAKVPVLSQILAMIVETVRNLPLLLIIFFTYFALPEVRIKLEIIPAAIVALTIFESAMLSEVIRSGLKSVDKGQMEAARSSGLSYTQALIHIILPQALRRMVPPIVSQFISLLKDTSLAVVISLPELTHHGQIIYGQSQKYLIPILILVALMYFIVNFSLSLVAQRLELKRT, encoded by the coding sequence ATGGATTTTGCAGGTGCCTATACACCGGATAATCTTAAGTTTTTATTAGAAGGATTTTGGGTTACGCTCCAGGTAGCTTTTATATCCATTATTCTAAGTTTCATCATTGGCGGGCTTGTGGGCATAATCCGTTACGCAAAGGTACCGGTGCTATCTCAAATATTAGCCATGATTGTAGAAACGGTACGTAATTTACCGTTGTTATTAATTATATTTTTTACGTATTTTGCTTTACCTGAGGTACGCATTAAACTGGAAATCATTCCAGCGGCCATCGTTGCATTGACAATTTTCGAGTCGGCCATGCTATCTGAAGTAATTCGAAGTGGGCTAAAATCTGTAGATAAAGGGCAAATGGAAGCCGCTCGTTCATCAGGCTTGAGTTATACACAGGCATTGATACATATTATTTTGCCCCAAGCTCTCCGCCGCATGGTTCCTCCTATTGTCAGCCAATTCATATCATTATTAAAGGATACTTCATTAGCGGTTGTCATCTCGTTACCGGAGCTAACTCATCATGGTCAAATTATATATGGGCAAAGTCAAAAGTATTTAATACCTATTTTGATCCTGGTGGCGCTCATGTATTTCATTGTAAACTTTAGTCTGTCTTTGGTAGCCCAGAGGCTTGAATTGAAACGAACCTAA
- a CDS encoding amino acid ABC transporter permease has protein sequence MLDFSILTENLDMYLLGFKNTIMSSLISLVASLLLGVLVAIMRIAPIKPLNWLGTAYVEFIRNIPLLIITFFFFLGLKLSGLYAGTLALTIYTSSFIAEAIRAGILSVPKGQMEAARSSGLTYGQAMRLVILPQAVKIVIPPLGNQFINLVKNSSILAVVAGLDLMYHGDLISSSTFVVFDVYIFVAAFYLILTIPLSLGVGYLEKRLAKSN, from the coding sequence GTGCTTGATTTCTCCATTTTAACAGAGAATCTGGATATGTATTTATTAGGCTTTAAAAATACGATCATGTCGAGTTTAATCTCATTGGTAGCGAGTTTGCTCCTGGGTGTGCTTGTTGCTATCATGCGGATTGCCCCGATAAAGCCTCTAAACTGGCTTGGAACCGCCTATGTTGAGTTCATTCGGAACATACCTTTATTGATTATTACCTTTTTCTTCTTTCTGGGCCTTAAACTAAGTGGACTATACGCAGGAACATTAGCCCTGACCATTTACACTTCATCTTTCATAGCTGAGGCAATTCGGGCAGGCATTCTTTCTGTGCCAAAGGGTCAAATGGAAGCTGCCCGTTCTTCAGGACTGACATATGGGCAGGCAATGAGGCTCGTCATATTGCCACAGGCAGTTAAAATAGTCATTCCTCCTCTAGGAAACCAATTTATCAATCTAGTTAAGAATTCTTCCATTTTAGCCGTCGTTGCAGGACTGGATCTCATGTACCATGGGGATTTGATTTCTTCAAGTACATTTGTCGTGTTTGATGTATACATTTTCGTTGCAGCGTTTTACTTAATTCTTACCATTCCTTTAAGTCTTGGCGTTGGTTATTTGGAAAAACGTCTGGCAAAGAGTAATTGA
- a CDS encoding transporter substrate-binding domain-containing protein, translating to MLKKKKWLKLSLLSLLAVILLAGCGGGEDSGKDKEGGGKDKETDVLAQVKDKDKIVFGVKNDTRLFGLKNPSTGDVEGFDIDIAKALAAEILGDENKVEFKEVTSKTRMALLNNGDIDAIVATMTITEDRKKEVDFTDVYFDAGQSLLVKKGSDIKGIDSLKGKKVLAVKGSTSSINIREKAPDAQVLEFENYSEAFAALKSGQGDALTTDDSILYGMADEDPNYELVGGTFTDEPYGIAVKKGNAEFVDELNKALKSLKDSGKYDEIHDKWIKH from the coding sequence ATGTTGAAGAAAAAGAAATGGTTGAAATTATCTTTGCTATCTTTATTGGCTGTCATTTTATTGGCTGGATGCGGCGGGGGAGAAGATTCAGGCAAAGATAAAGAGGGTGGCGGTAAAGACAAAGAAACGGATGTTCTTGCACAAGTGAAGGATAAGGATAAGATTGTTTTTGGGGTAAAAAATGATACAAGGCTATTTGGATTGAAAAATCCTAGTACTGGAGATGTAGAAGGATTTGATATTGATATCGCCAAAGCTCTTGCAGCAGAAATCCTAGGTGATGAGAATAAAGTTGAATTTAAAGAAGTGACTTCTAAAACAAGGATGGCCTTATTGAATAATGGTGATATCGATGCGATTGTAGCGACCATGACTATCACGGAAGATCGTAAAAAAGAAGTTGACTTCACCGATGTTTACTTTGATGCCGGACAATCCCTGCTAGTCAAAAAAGGCAGCGATATCAAGGGTATTGATAGTTTAAAAGGGAAAAAGGTATTGGCTGTTAAGGGCTCTACTTCTTCCATAAATATCCGTGAAAAGGCTCCTGACGCACAAGTTCTTGAATTTGAAAACTATTCCGAAGCGTTCGCTGCACTTAAATCTGGGCAAGGGGATGCATTGACTACGGATGATTCAATCCTTTATGGTATGGCTGACGAGGATCCAAATTATGAGCTTGTTGGCGGAACATTTACAGACGAGCCTTATGGCATTGCTGTGAAAAAAGGAAATGCTGAGTTTGTTGACGAATTGAATAAAGCCCTTAAGTCACTTAAAGATTCAGGCAAGTACGATGAAATCCATGATAAATGGATTAAACATTAA